CTGGGCTCTAGGCTGCCCGGTGGAAGCGATTCTGGACGAGACGCCGGTCCGGGACCGGGTGCTGGTAGCAAGCCGTGCCAGCACATCCACTGCAGACGCTGCGGCTGTCAAGGCGCGGCTGACACAATTCCTGGAAATAGACGCCTACCTAGCCATGCACGGCATCGGCGCGTGATGGCGGAAAAAGAATCCATTCCTGCAAGCGTCGGCCACAGCGAGCGGCCGGCATATCTCGCGGCCAGGAAGATCCGTGACCAGCATGGGTTGGGCAGCGGGCCAATCGCTGATCTCCACGGGCTGATCGGCCTTGTCTCACCCGGAGCGGACGTTGCAATCCTGGACATGCCCGAGGGGATGGACGGCATGGTGGCGACGGACCCTGTGCGCGCAAAGACGGTCATTGGAGTGGCCACCACTTCTGTTCCCGAACGCCAGCGATCATCACTCGGACACGAACTCGGTCACATCATTTTTGCAGACTACGAAACCGGCTTGCGGCATGACCCGTCTGAGCGGACGCCCCAAGAAATGCGGGCTGACACCTTCGCCAGACACCTACTGGCTCCTCTTCAGGGCGTTGTAGCATTCCTTGAAGACTTGCGTGCCGTTCAAGGCCAGTTAACCCTTCGTCACGTTTCCTCCGTCGTACACCACTTCCAAGTGTCGCCTGCCATTGCCCTGATCCAAATGCAGGCCTGTGGATGGATCACAACTGCGCAAAAGACGGATTGGTGGAGTGAAACTGCCAAAGGACTGGCGCTGCGATTCGGGTGGATCGGTGACTATAGGGCCATGGCTGCGGAAAGTCAGACACCCCG
This genomic stretch from Micrococcaceae bacterium Sec5.1 harbors:
- a CDS encoding helix-turn-helix transcriptional regulator — its product is MGVNIGERIARRRVEADLSQRHLEGLTGISQSTLQRIESGNRVARMDEIISIAWALGCPVEAILDETPVRDRVLVASRASTSTADAAAVKARLTQFLEIDAYLAMHGIGA
- a CDS encoding ImmA/IrrE family metallo-endopeptidase, encoding MAEKESIPASVGHSERPAYLAARKIRDQHGLGSGPIADLHGLIGLVSPGADVAILDMPEGMDGMVATDPVRAKTVIGVATTSVPERQRSSLGHELGHIIFADYETGLRHDPSERTPQEMRADTFARHLLAPLQGVVAFLEDLRAVQGQLTLRHVSSVVHHFQVSPAIALIQMQACGWITTAQKTDWWSETAKGLALRFGWIGDYRAMAAESQTPRPPQRLIENATEAYIRNLISVQGLAALSGVDPERQLQELEESGIRPETIEVAWADLDAFGPA